One Actinomadura viridis genomic region harbors:
- a CDS encoding DUF397 domain-containing protein: MNEFSNARWRKSSHSHAGSGDCVEVAPVPGSVGMRDSKDPSGPVLLVARTGMSALLADIRAGRYDR, from the coding sequence ATGAACGAGTTCTCGAACGCGCGGTGGCGCAAGAGCAGCCACAGCCATGCCGGAAGCGGTGACTGCGTCGAGGTCGCCCCCGTGCCCGGTTCGGTCGGGATGCGCGACAGCAAGGATCCGTCCGGGCCGGTCCTGCTGGTGGCGCGCACCGGGATGAGCGCGCTGCTGGCCGACATCCGCGCCGGCCGCTACGACCGGTAG